In Camelus dromedarius isolate mCamDro1 chromosome 4, mCamDro1.pat, whole genome shotgun sequence, the following are encoded in one genomic region:
- the FZD7 gene encoding frizzled-7, translated as MRGPRAAASRSPLGLCTLVLALLGALPAGARAQPYHGEKGISVPDHGFCQPISIPLCTDIAYNQTILPNLLGHTNQEDAGLEVHQFYPLVKVQCSPELRFFLCSMYAPVCTVLDKAIPPCRSLCERARQGCEALMNKFGFQWPERLRCENFPVHGAGEICVGQNTSDGSGGPGGGPTAYPTAPYMPDLPFTALSPGAADGRGRSAFPFSCPRQLKVPPYLGYRFLGERDCGAPCEPGRANGLMYFKEEERRFARLWVGVWSVLCCASTLFTVLTYLVDMRRFSYPERPIIFLSGCYFMVAVAHVAGFLLEDRAVCVERFSDDGYRTVAQGTKKEGCTILFMVLYFFGMASSIWWVILSLTWFLAAGMKWGHEAIEANSQYFHLAAWAVPAVKTITILAMGQVDGDLLSGVCYVGLSSVDALRGFVLAPLFVYLFIGTSFLLAGFVSLFRIRTIMKHDGTKTEKLEKLMVRIGVFSVLYTVPATIVLACYFYEQAFREHWERTWLLQTCKSYAVPCPPGHFPPMSPDFTVFMIKYLMTMIVGITTGFWIWSGKTLQSWRRFYHRLSHSSKGETAV; from the coding sequence ATGCGGGGTCCCCGCGCGGCAGCGTCGCGCTCGCCTTTGGGCCTGTGCACTCTGGTGCTTGCGCTGCTGGGCGCACTGCCCGCGGGCGCCAGGGCGCAGCCGTACCACGGCGAAAAGGGCATCTCAGTGCCAGACCACGGCTTCTGCCAGCCCATCTCCATCCCGCTGTGCACGGACATCGCCTACAACCAGACCATACTGCCCAATCTGCTGGGTCACACAAACCAAGAGGACGCAGGCCTCGAGGTGCACCAGTTCTACCCGCTGGTGAAGGTGCAGTGTTCTCCCGAGCTGCGCTTCTTCCTCTGCTCCATGTACGCACCCGTGTGCACCGTGCTGGATAAGGCCATCCCGCCGTGCCGATCTCTGTGCGAGCGTGCCCGCCAGGGCTGCGAGGCTCTCATGAACAAGTTCGGCTTCCAATGGCCGGAGCGGCTGCGTTGCGAGAACTTCCCCGTGCACGGCGCGGGGGAGATCTGCGTGGGCCAGAACACGTCCGACGGCTCCGGGGGCCCTGGCGGCGGCCCCACCGCTTACCCCACCGCGCCCTACATGCCCGACCTGCCCTTCACCGCCCTGTCCCCGGGTGCCGCTGACGGTAGGGGCCGCTCCGCTTTCCCCTTCTCGTGCCCCCGCCAGCTCAAGGTGCCCCCCTACCTGGGCTACCGCTTTCTGGGCGAGCGCGACTGCGGCGCCCCTTGCGAGCCGGGCCGTGCCAACGGCCTCATGTACTTTAAGGAGGAGGAGAGGCGCTTCGCCCGCCTCTGGGTGGGAGTGTGGTCGGTGCTGTGCTGCGCCTCGACGCTCTTCACCGTGCTCACCTACCTAGTGGACATGCGGCGCTTCAGCTACCCGGAGCGGCCCATCATCTTCCTTTCGGGCTGCTACTTCATGGTGGCCGTGGCGCACGTGGCCGGCTTCCTGCTGGAGGACCGCGCCGTGTGCGTGGAGCGCTTCTCAGACGACGGCTACCGCACGGTGGCGCAGGGCACCAAGAAGGAGGGCTGCACCATCCTTTTCATGGTGCTCTACTTCTTCGGCATGGCCAGTTCCATCTGGTGGGTCATTTTGTCGCTCACTTGGTTCCTGGCGGCCGGTATGAAGTGGGGCCACGAGGCCATCGAAGCCAACTCGCAGTACTTCCACCTGGCCGCGTGGGCAGTGCCCGCCGTCAAGACTATCACCATCCTGGCCATGGGCCAGGTGGACGGGGACCTGCTCAGCGGGGTGTGCTACGTGGGCCTGTCCAGCGTGGACGCGCTGCGAGGCTTTGTGCTGGCACCCCTGTTCGTCTACCTCTTCATCGGCACGTCCTTCCTGCTGGCCGGCTTCGTGTCGCTCTTCCGCATCCGCACCATCATGAAGCACGACGGCACCAAGACCGAGAAGCTGGAGAAGCTCATGGTGCGCATCGGCGTCTTCAGCGTGCTCTACACCGTGCCGGCCACCATCGTCCTGGCCTGTTACTTTTACGAGCAGGCCTTCCGCGAACACTGGGAGCGCACCTGGCTCCTGCAGACGTGCAAGAGCTACGCGGTGCCCTGCCCGCCCGGCCACTTCCCGCCCATGAGCCCCGACTTCACCGTCTTCATGATCAAGTACCTGATGACCATGATCGTAGGCATCACCACTGGCTTCTGGATCTGGTCCGGCAAAACCCTGCAGTCGTGGCGCCGCTTCTACCACAGACTCAGCCACAGCAGCAAGGGGGAGACTGCAGTATga